One Peromyscus leucopus breed LL Stock chromosome 4, UCI_PerLeu_2.1, whole genome shotgun sequence genomic region harbors:
- the Ganc gene encoding neutral alpha-glucosidase C isoform X3: MEAAEKEEISVEDEAVDKTVFRDCSKIAFYRRQKQQLSKKTTYQALLGSVTTEQDSTRFQIISDATKTPLLAEVYGIEKNIFRLKINEETPLKPRYEVPDVITSKLETVRLVSCSGDAGSLILTDGKGDLKCRISANPFRIDLVSENEAVISINSLGQLYFEHLQTPRRQRATQGNEESAPADTSQENQEDLGLWEEKFGKFVDVKANGPSSIGLDFSFHGFEHLYGIPQHAESHQLKNTRDGDAYRLYNLDVYGYQIHDKMGIYGSVPYLLAHKQGRTVAVFWLNASETLVEINTEPAVEHTLTQMGPAAAKQKVRCRTDVRWMSESGIVDVFLLTGPTPSDIFKQYSSLTVPLEL; encoded by the exons ATGGAAGCAGCTGAGAAAGAGGAAATCAG tGTTGAAGATGAAGCTGTGGATAAAACCGTCTTCAGAGACTGTAGCAAGATTGCTTTCTATCG GCGACAGAAACAGCAGCTCTCCAAGAAAACCACCTACCAGGCATTGTTAGGCTCAGTCACAACAGAACAGGACAGCACCAGATTCCAAATCATCAGTGACGCAACTAAG ACTCCTCTCCTGGCTGAAGTTTATGGTatagagaaaaacattttcagaCTTAAAATCAATGAAGAAACCCCACTGAAACCAAGATATGAAGTTCCTGACGTCATCACCAGCAAGCTAGAAACTGTAAG gctggtctcatgcTCAGGGGATGCCGGCAGCCTGATACTGACCGATGGAAAAGGAGATCTGAAGTGTCGCATCTCAGCAAACCCATTCAGGATAGACTTGGTGTCTGAGAACGAGGCTGTGATCAGCATCAACTCCCTGGGCCAATTATACTTTGAGCACCTACAGACTCCTCGCAGGCAAAG AGCTACCCAAGGGAACGAGGAGAGTGCTCCGGCTGACACCTCTCAG GAAAATCAAGAGGACCTAGGCCTGTGGGAAGAGAAATTTGGAAAATTTGTGGATGTCAAAGCTAATG GTCCTTCCTCTATTGGTTTGGATTTCTCCTTTCATGGGTTTGAACATCTCTATGGGATCCCTCAACATGCAGAATCACACCAACTTAAAAATACTAG GGACGGAGATGCATACCGTCTTTATAACCTAGATGTCTATGGATATCAAATACATGACAAAATGGGCATTTATGGCTCCGTGCCTTATCTCCTGGCCCACAAACAGGGCAGGACTGTAGCCGTTTTCTGGCTGAATGCCTCAGAAACACTGGTGGAGATCAACACGGAGCCAGCAGTGGAG CACACACTGACCCAGATGGGCCCAGCAGCTGCCAAACAAAAGGTCAGGTGTCGGACTGATGTGCGCTGGATGTCAGAGAGTGGAATCGTTGATGTTTTTCTGCTGACAGGACCTACACCTTCTGACATCTTCAAGCAGTACTCTTCCCTCACAG TGCCGCTGGAACTATGA
- the Ganc gene encoding neutral alpha-glucosidase C isoform X2 has translation MEAAEKEEISVEDEAVDKTVFRDCSKIAFYRRQKQQLSKKTTYQALLGSVTTEQDSTRFQIISDATKTPLLAEVYGIEKNIFRLKINEETPLKPRYEVPDVITSKLETVRLVSCSGDAGSLILTDGKGDLKCRISANPFRIDLVSENEAVISINSLGQLYFEHLQTPRRQRATQGNEESAPADTSQENQEDLGLWEEKFGKFVDVKANGPSSIGLDFSFHGFEHLYGIPQHAESHQLKNTRDGDAYRLYNLDVYGYQIHDKMGIYGSVPYLLAHKQGRTVAVFWLNASETLVEINTEPAVEHTLTQMGPAAAKQKVRCRTDVRWMSESGIVDVFLLTGPTPSDIFKQYSSLTGTQAMPPLFSLGYHQCRWNYEDEQDVKAVDAGFDEHDIPYDVMWLDIEHTEDKKYFTWDKKRFANPRRMQELLRSKKRKLVVISDPHIKVDPDYSVYAKAKEQGFFVKNPEGGDFQGVCWPDGFVHLPTMPVSVVLCT, from the exons ATGGAAGCAGCTGAGAAAGAGGAAATCAG tGTTGAAGATGAAGCTGTGGATAAAACCGTCTTCAGAGACTGTAGCAAGATTGCTTTCTATCG GCGACAGAAACAGCAGCTCTCCAAGAAAACCACCTACCAGGCATTGTTAGGCTCAGTCACAACAGAACAGGACAGCACCAGATTCCAAATCATCAGTGACGCAACTAAG ACTCCTCTCCTGGCTGAAGTTTATGGTatagagaaaaacattttcagaCTTAAAATCAATGAAGAAACCCCACTGAAACCAAGATATGAAGTTCCTGACGTCATCACCAGCAAGCTAGAAACTGTAAG gctggtctcatgcTCAGGGGATGCCGGCAGCCTGATACTGACCGATGGAAAAGGAGATCTGAAGTGTCGCATCTCAGCAAACCCATTCAGGATAGACTTGGTGTCTGAGAACGAGGCTGTGATCAGCATCAACTCCCTGGGCCAATTATACTTTGAGCACCTACAGACTCCTCGCAGGCAAAG AGCTACCCAAGGGAACGAGGAGAGTGCTCCGGCTGACACCTCTCAG GAAAATCAAGAGGACCTAGGCCTGTGGGAAGAGAAATTTGGAAAATTTGTGGATGTCAAAGCTAATG GTCCTTCCTCTATTGGTTTGGATTTCTCCTTTCATGGGTTTGAACATCTCTATGGGATCCCTCAACATGCAGAATCACACCAACTTAAAAATACTAG GGACGGAGATGCATACCGTCTTTATAACCTAGATGTCTATGGATATCAAATACATGACAAAATGGGCATTTATGGCTCCGTGCCTTATCTCCTGGCCCACAAACAGGGCAGGACTGTAGCCGTTTTCTGGCTGAATGCCTCAGAAACACTGGTGGAGATCAACACGGAGCCAGCAGTGGAG CACACACTGACCCAGATGGGCCCAGCAGCTGCCAAACAAAAGGTCAGGTGTCGGACTGATGTGCGCTGGATGTCAGAGAGTGGAATCGTTGATGTTTTTCTGCTGACAGGACCTACACCTTCTGACATCTTCAAGCAGTACTCTTCCCTCACAG GCACACAAGCCATGCCCCCTCTTTTTTCCCTGGGGTATCACCAGTGCCGCTGGAACTATGAAGATGAGCAGGATGTGAAGGCAGTGGATGCAGGTTTTGATGAGCACGACATTCCATACGATGTCATGTGGCTGGACATAGAGCACACCGAGGACAAGAAATACTTCACCTGGGACAAAAAGAGATTTGCAAACCCCAGAAGGATGCAAGAGCTACTCAGGAGCAAAAAACGCAAG CTTGTGGTTATCAGTGACCCCCACATCAAGGTGGATCCTGACTACTCAGTATACGCCAAAGCCAAAGAACAGGGCTTCTTTGTGAAGAACCCAGAAGGTGGCGACTTCCAAGGAGTGTGTTGGCCTG atggCTTCGTTCACTTGCCGACCATGCCTGTCTCAGTTGTCCTTTGTACTTGA